From one Syngnathoides biaculeatus isolate LvHL_M chromosome 12, ASM1980259v1, whole genome shotgun sequence genomic stretch:
- the pwwp2b gene encoding PWWP domain-containing protein 2B: MEAAAEELLAGSRLPVTIDQIVNDTLLVTLTYRDRSYTGILLDCNKKTGLFCLPDFATKPVDFAVSKKTCEIPDVQGEEQDSKSPSQASQRPKDENTLPESSIPTAPPLCPVPTPVPAGQTLYPPYFEGAPFPHPLWVRHSYSQWVPQPPPRPIKRKKRRTREPGRMTMSTIRLRPRQVLCEKCKNTLNSDEDSKDGLNNTKNSRKENTLHSDDDGDNKDTPNKLSKKNDVVASKDNKRRENSTSIDSKRLRKDKRSEVEADKFPGGDVIPHSPVIKISYSTPQGKGEVMKIPSRVHGSVKPFCPKQLAHNGLGDNGKLSSNPTKEQRHILDARRSGLTVSIPKLKLTRPFTTVCQDLPSPNIRLRHPQRKHDESIVEYEAELVGDARRRSPRAPGPCLTHSEDSGEGKNSLECWSGSSGEEAERGHNDLTLLINFRKRKADSSSLSVCSSDSLDESKSFSSDGTSPELCDLAPGEDLSVTSSSIPSRDDCKTVPPLTVRLHTRSMTKCVTEEGHAVAVGDIVWGKIHGFPWWPARVLSISGTRKEETATCEAQWPEAKVAWFGSPTTSQLSVAKLSPFRELFRSRFNRKKKGMYRRAILEAAKAVGHMSPEITSLLSHCDT; this comes from the exons ATGGAGGCTGCGGCCGAGGAGCTGCTGGCCGGCTCTCGGCTACCTGTCACAATCGATCAAATCGTTAACGATACGCTACTGGTGACGCTGACCTATCGAGATAGGAGCTATACGGGGATATTacttgactgcaacaaaaa GACCGGACTCTTCTGTCTACCAGATTTTGCAACAAAACCAGTTGACTTCGCAGTATCTAAAAAAACTTGTGAAATACCAGATGTTCAGGGTGAGGAGCAAGATTCCAAATCTCCCAGCCAGGCATCACAGAGACCAAAGGATGAAAATACTCTCCCTGAAAGCAGTATACCCACTGCGCCTCCGCTTTGTCCAGTTCCCACACCAGTGCCAGCTGGGCAGACGCTCTACCCTCCTTATTTTGAAGGAGCCCCCTTCCCCCATCCATTATGGGTACGCCATAGCTACAGCCAATGGGTACCACAACCCCCTCCCCGACCCATTAAGAGAAAGAAGAGGCGGACACGAGAGCCTGGCCGGATGACGATGAGTACTATCCGTCTGCGGCCACGGCAAGTACTTTGTGAAAAGTGCAAAAACACCTTGAATAGTGATGAGGACAGCAAAGATGGTTTGAACAACACAAAGAACTCCAGAAAAGAGAATACACTACACAGTGACGATGATGGCGATAACAAAGATACACCTAATAAGCTCTCAAAGAAAAATGATGTAGTTGCATCCAAGGACAATAAGAGACGGGAAAATAGCACCAGCATTGACAGCAAGCGCCTcaggaaagacaaaagaagTGAAGTTGAAGCGGATAAATTCCCTGGAGGTGACGTTATACCCCATAGTCCAGTCATAAAAATTTCTTACAGCACTCCACAGGGCAAAGGAGAGGTCATGAAGATCCCGTCGCGAGTCCACGGTTCAGTAAAACCATTCTGTCCCAAGCAGCTAGCGCATAATGGCTTGGGAGACAATGGCAAGCTATCTTCTAATCCTACCAAGGAGCAACGACACATTTTAGACGCTCGACGGTCTGGTCTCACAGTATCCATTCCCAAACTCAAACTGACAAGGCCGTTCACAACAGTGTGTCAGGATTTACCATCTCCAAATATTCGCTTGAGACACCCACAGAGGAAGCATGACGAGAGCATTGTTGAATACGAGGCTGAACTTGTAGGAGATGCCAGAAGACGAAGTCCAAGGGCACCAGGACCCTGCCTCACCCACTCTGAGGATTCGGGGGAAGGAAAGAACTCTTTGGAGTGTTGGTCAGGGAGTTCTGGAGAGGAAGCAGAGCGCGGCCACAATGACCTAACCCTTCTCATCAATTTCCGTAAGCGAAAAGCAGATTCCTCTAGCCTGTCAGTTTGCAGTAGTGACAGCCTAGATGAGTCGAAGTCCTTCAGCTCTGATGGCACGTCACCAGAGCTCTGTGATTTGGCTCCTGGTGAAGACCTCTCTGTAACCTCATCTTCAATACCTTCACGGGACGATTGCAAGACAGTGCCCCCACTCACTGTGCGGTTACACACTCGCAGCATGACAaaatgtgtgacagaagaaggTCATGCTGTGGCGGTGGGAGATATTGTATGGGGGAAAATCCATGGCTTCCCCTGGTGGCCTGCACGTGTCCTCAGTATCAGCGGCACCCGGAAAGAGGAAACTGCCACTTGCGAGGCCCAGTGGCCCGAGGCAAAGGTGGCGTGGTTTGGTTCCCCTACCACATCCCAGCTCTCTGTTGCCAAACTTTCCCCATTCAGAGAGCTATTCAGGTCCCGTTTCAACCGCAAAAAGAAAGGGATGTACCGGAGAGCCATCTTGGAGGCAGCCAAAGCTGTTGGACACATGAGCCCAGAGATTACATCTCTACTTTCTCACTGCGACACATAG